The following are from one region of the Thermococcus cleftensis genome:
- a CDS encoding ABC transporter ATP-binding protein — protein MPMVEVLNLEKDYGKVKALKGISFSVNEGEIFGLIGPNGAGKSTTLKILSTLLKPTGGTARIAGHDVVKEAEKVRGLISYLPEEAGAYKNLTGYEYLQFMAKLYAKDEEKAKKMLELGVELSGLGERLHDKVATYSKGMARKLLIARALMVKPKLAILDEPASGLDIVNAYSIRQMIRRFAREEGVTFLLSSHNMLEVEYLCHRVALINKGQIVDVGTPKELKDKYGAENLEEVFMTAVGKKISEPIGGEGA, from the coding sequence ATGCCCATGGTTGAAGTTCTGAACCTCGAGAAGGACTACGGAAAGGTAAAGGCCCTCAAAGGGATAAGCTTCTCCGTCAATGAAGGTGAAATATTCGGCCTGATCGGGCCGAACGGGGCCGGAAAGAGCACGACGCTCAAGATACTCTCGACGCTCCTCAAACCCACGGGAGGAACCGCGAGGATAGCCGGCCACGACGTCGTGAAAGAGGCGGAGAAGGTAAGGGGACTGATAAGCTACCTGCCTGAAGAGGCCGGAGCATACAAAAACCTCACCGGCTACGAGTACCTTCAGTTCATGGCGAAGTTGTACGCGAAGGACGAGGAAAAAGCAAAGAAGATGCTCGAGCTCGGCGTCGAGCTTAGCGGACTTGGGGAAAGGCTTCACGACAAGGTGGCGACTTACTCCAAGGGAATGGCGAGGAAGCTGCTCATAGCCAGGGCACTTATGGTGAAGCCCAAACTCGCGATACTCGACGAACCAGCGAGCGGGTTGGACATAGTGAACGCCTACTCGATACGTCAGATGATAAGGCGCTTCGCCCGCGAGGAAGGGGTAACGTTTCTCCTCTCGAGCCACAACATGCTGGAGGTTGAGTACCTCTGCCACAGGGTGGCGCTGATAAACAAAGGACAGATAGTTGATGTAGGCACCCCCAAAGAGCTGAAGGACAAGTACGGAGCGGAGAACCTCGAGGAGGTCTTCATGACTGCCGTTGGGAAGAAAATCAGTGAGCCCATAGGAGGTGAGGGGGCTTGA
- a CDS encoding helix-turn-helix transcriptional regulator yields MKNRLRELREEVGITQEELARALGVTRQTIIAIEKGRYDPSLRLAFKIARFFNKPIEEIFIYEED; encoded by the coding sequence ATGAAAAACCGTCTCCGCGAGCTCAGGGAGGAGGTGGGCATAACCCAGGAGGAGCTGGCGAGGGCTTTGGGCGTCACCAGACAGACAATAATAGCCATCGAGAAGGGCCGCTACGATCCGTCGCTTAGGCTGGCCTTCAAAATCGCCCGATTTTTCAACAAACCGATTGAAGAAATCTTTATCTACGAGGAAGATTAA
- a CDS encoding DUF2178 domain-containing protein, protein MNELALVSLIALIGGGLFGYFMTRTTVNNIGFPLDERAEEIAKISAMRTLELVLLVTVISLYYCAFFIRDERCANFMVLIFATIFFGNLAFRAYYSRKL, encoded by the coding sequence ATGAACGAGCTCGCCTTGGTCTCGTTGATTGCCCTGATTGGAGGCGGGCTCTTCGGGTACTTCATGACCAGGACGACAGTGAACAACATCGGCTTTCCCCTCGATGAGAGGGCCGAAGAGATAGCCAAAATCTCCGCCATGCGGACGCTGGAGCTGGTTCTGCTCGTAACCGTGATTTCGCTGTACTACTGCGCATTCTTTATCCGAGACGAGAGGTGCGCCAATTTCATGGTATTGATATTCGCGACAATATTTTTTGGCAACTTGGCATTCAGGGCTTATTACTCGAGGAAACTGTGA
- a CDS encoding DUF2178 domain-containing protein, with protein sequence MSLKYEGLRAGLIAGIIIGLAYSTKSGRASLAVGIFLLGVLLAYALNWYYNSRVEKVEDERTELISTKSTGNAFAVMSILLFAEYLWEYSKGNTEIAMKLLIPLALGAIVLLISQYRYERVM encoded by the coding sequence ATGAGCCTGAAATACGAAGGCCTGCGCGCAGGTTTAATAGCCGGGATAATTATCGGCCTTGCATACTCCACCAAATCTGGAAGGGCATCCCTAGCGGTGGGAATATTCCTTCTAGGCGTTCTGCTGGCATACGCTCTGAACTGGTACTACAACTCAAGGGTGGAGAAGGTAGAGGACGAGAGAACCGAGCTGATAAGTACCAAGAGTACAGGAAACGCGTTCGCCGTGATGAGTATCCTCCTCTTTGCCGAGTACCTCTGGGAGTACTCCAAAGGGAACACCGAAATTGCCATGAAGCTCCTGATTCCACTCGCGCTAGGTGCAATTGTCCTCCTAATATCACAGTACCGCTACGAAAGGGTGATGTGA
- a CDS encoding MFS transporter translates to MDRRWRSVLLDTLVMTAGFGTLTMMAVAKPDVIAHFGIDDNAYEWQHIAYVFGLFIAFLLGHTRIYEGSFKRSVAIALSWAAIAQALIPLAPNWYVVVFLRFIQGFVVTLVPLFSTQIAHFFVAERPFAKGIVLSGIFWGGVFGSMSAKYAVASFGWKGGFWVTVIIMYAVLALWWVLTEDFEIIHRSEGEARINVWKMPFTWVLGFTFFPALWVIFTIIGFSASLGYSMGWTKEHVATLSTSLNVSKALWSIGMGYVGYMLSRKNPSAKGLFRAIVQVMIFSYAVAFIGLLVYGKAMLAGNYTLALASVVLIGALQGTGPAFWTSAPATYPKSIFPKASFALGLISNSANAIAPTVTEILARQGTGLALAELALMPILGILTLLAVSRMRLPVEELGDAA, encoded by the coding sequence ATGGACAGGAGATGGAGGTCGGTACTGCTCGACACCCTCGTGATGACCGCCGGCTTCGGAACGCTCACCATGATGGCCGTCGCCAAGCCGGACGTCATAGCGCACTTCGGCATCGACGATAACGCCTACGAGTGGCAGCACATCGCTTACGTCTTCGGTCTTTTCATAGCCTTCCTCCTTGGTCATACCAGAATATACGAGGGAAGCTTCAAGAGGAGCGTCGCCATAGCGCTCAGCTGGGCGGCGATAGCGCAGGCCCTCATTCCCCTTGCCCCCAACTGGTACGTCGTGGTGTTCCTCAGGTTCATTCAGGGTTTCGTGGTCACGCTCGTGCCGCTCTTCAGCACTCAGATAGCTCACTTCTTCGTGGCTGAGAGACCGTTCGCTAAAGGAATAGTCCTCTCGGGCATCTTCTGGGGGGGAGTTTTCGGAAGCATGAGCGCCAAGTACGCGGTGGCGAGCTTCGGCTGGAAGGGCGGTTTCTGGGTAACCGTCATCATAATGTACGCCGTCCTCGCCCTCTGGTGGGTTCTTACAGAGGACTTCGAGATAATCCACAGGAGCGAGGGCGAGGCGAGGATAAACGTCTGGAAAATGCCCTTCACCTGGGTTCTCGGCTTCACCTTCTTCCCTGCCCTGTGGGTCATCTTCACGATAATCGGATTCTCCGCGTCCCTTGGTTACAGCATGGGCTGGACCAAGGAGCACGTGGCAACGCTGAGCACCAGCTTAAACGTCTCTAAGGCCCTCTGGAGCATCGGAATGGGCTACGTCGGCTACATGCTGTCGAGGAAGAACCCGAGCGCCAAGGGCCTCTTCAGGGCCATCGTCCAGGTGATGATATTTTCCTACGCGGTCGCCTTCATCGGACTGCTGGTATACGGAAAGGCCATGCTGGCGGGGAACTACACCCTTGCCCTCGCCTCGGTCGTCCTCATCGGCGCCCTCCAGGGAACAGGACCGGCCTTCTGGACGAGCGCTCCGGCAACCTATCCAAAGAGCATCTTTCCCAAGGCCAGCTTCGCCCTCGGCCTAATCTCCAACTCCGCCAACGCCATAGCCCCGACCGTCACCGAGATTCTCGCCAGGCAGGGAACCGGGCTGGCCCTGGCCGAACTGGCCCTGATGCCGATCCTCGGAATCCTCACCCTCCTGGCCGTTTCCAGAATGAGGCTCCCCGTGGAGGAGCTGGGCGATGCAGCCTAA
- a CDS encoding TMEM165/GDT1 family protein — protein MDGILAIFFAIFLAELGDKTQLATMAFAAKYGWKTAFIGAVLGLAAVNLIGAVLGDKLGDFIPLELVHKFAGALFIVFGVLMIFGKL, from the coding sequence ATGGACGGAATTCTCGCCATCTTCTTCGCAATCTTTCTGGCGGAGCTCGGTGACAAAACCCAGCTGGCAACGATGGCCTTCGCGGCCAAGTACGGCTGGAAAACGGCTTTCATAGGTGCCGTTCTGGGCTTGGCCGCCGTGAACCTCATCGGCGCGGTTCTCGGCGACAAGCTCGGGGACTTCATTCCCCTCGAACTCGTTCACAAGTTCGCAGGGGCGCTCTTCATAGTTTTCGGAGTGCTCATGATATTCGGAAAGCTTTAG
- a CDS encoding pyridoxal phosphate-dependent aminotransferase produces MRYKKRKYFLAGRINLIQRSKIRELFEKAKKMENVISLGIGEPDFDTPQVIKEAAKQALDEGYTHYTPNAGIPEFREAIAEYYKTHYKVDVSPEDIIVTAGAYEATYLAFQTLLEQDDDVIIPDPAFVCYVEDAKISEAGIIRIPLREEREFQLDPDELVEAITKRTRMLVINYPNNPTGAVLKKKTVKAIADIAEDYNLYILSDEPYEHFLYEGAKHYPMIKYAPHNTILANSFSKTFAMTGWRLGFTIAPTQVIRDMIKLHAYVIGNVTSFIQIAGITALRDKRSWEAVEAMRQTYAERRRLVLKYLNKMPHITPFRPKGAFYIWAKIDPELEMSSEDFAEWLLDNARVVVIPGTAFGKAGEGWIRISYATKKSQLKEAMERMHEALSKL; encoded by the coding sequence ATGAGATACAAAAAGCGCAAATACTTCCTCGCCGGCAGAATAAACCTTATTCAGCGCTCGAAAATCAGGGAACTCTTCGAAAAAGCCAAGAAGATGGAGAACGTAATATCCCTGGGGATAGGCGAACCCGATTTTGACACCCCCCAGGTCATAAAGGAAGCCGCCAAACAGGCCCTCGACGAGGGTTATACGCACTACACCCCCAACGCCGGAATCCCCGAGTTCCGCGAGGCCATAGCCGAGTACTACAAGACACACTACAAGGTTGATGTTTCTCCCGAGGATATAATCGTCACCGCCGGCGCTTACGAGGCAACCTATCTCGCATTCCAGACCCTCCTGGAGCAGGACGATGATGTAATCATTCCCGACCCCGCTTTCGTCTGCTATGTCGAGGACGCCAAGATATCTGAGGCGGGCATCATAAGGATCCCCCTCCGTGAAGAAAGAGAGTTCCAGCTCGATCCGGACGAGCTGGTCGAGGCCATTACAAAGCGCACCAGAATGCTCGTCATAAACTATCCCAACAATCCGACGGGTGCCGTCCTCAAGAAGAAGACCGTCAAGGCGATAGCTGACATAGCCGAGGACTACAACCTCTACATTCTCAGCGACGAGCCCTACGAGCACTTCCTCTACGAAGGAGCTAAGCACTACCCGATGATAAAGTACGCCCCGCACAACACGATTCTGGCGAACAGCTTCTCCAAGACCTTTGCCATGACCGGCTGGAGACTGGGCTTCACCATCGCCCCGACCCAGGTCATAAGGGACATGATAAAGCTCCACGCCTACGTCATCGGCAACGTGACGTCCTTCATTCAGATAGCGGGAATTACGGCCCTTCGCGACAAGCGCAGCTGGGAAGCTGTCGAGGCCATGCGCCAGACCTACGCCGAGAGGAGGCGGCTCGTCCTCAAGTACCTCAACAAGATGCCCCACATAACCCCCTTCAGACCCAAGGGCGCCTTCTACATCTGGGCCAAGATTGATCCCGAGCTTGAGATGAGCAGCGAAGACTTCGCGGAGTGGCTCCTCGACAACGCCAGGGTGGTGGTGATCCCGGGAACCGCTTTCGGAAAGGCCGGAGAGGGCTGGATAAGGATAAGCTACGCCACCAAGAAGAGCCAGCTTAAAGAGGCCATGGAGAGAATGCACGAGGCCCTTTCAAAGCTCTGA
- the cgi121 gene encoding KEOPS complex subunit Cgi121: MRGITDNLHIARVLVKNVEKLIPKIGGDFQVVKADCWEQVAFAALLAMRSFERGTNHAKTLGGEMLLRLAGTLQIKDAIKNHGAGEGENYLVVFGSGERAKEILAELGLEELPLIDCNKEKSKRFFEKAALVEVL, encoded by the coding sequence ATGAGAGGGATAACCGACAATCTCCACATCGCCCGGGTACTGGTCAAAAACGTTGAGAAGTTGATACCAAAGATAGGTGGCGACTTTCAAGTTGTAAAGGCAGACTGCTGGGAACAAGTGGCCTTCGCGGCACTCCTGGCAATGCGCTCGTTTGAAAGGGGCACCAACCACGCCAAAACCCTTGGAGGAGAGATGCTGCTCCGCCTGGCTGGAACGCTCCAGATAAAGGACGCGATAAAGAACCACGGGGCAGGGGAGGGTGAGAACTACCTCGTAGTCTTCGGCAGCGGGGAGAGAGCCAAGGAAATTCTTGCGGAGCTGGGTCTGGAGGAGCTGCCTCTCATCGACTGCAACAAGGAAAAATCGAAAAGATTTTTCGAAAAAGCCGCGCTCGTTGAAGTTTTATAG
- a CDS encoding ribbon-helix-helix domain-containing protein: MTKMRIISVQLPQGLINAMDQLVRKGVYPNRSEIIREAIRELLKKELYQLEIEERSTPDYVLK; this comes from the coding sequence ATGACCAAAATGCGTATCATCAGTGTACAGCTCCCTCAGGGACTGATAAACGCCATGGATCAGCTCGTCAGGAAGGGTGTATATCCCAACAGGAGCGAGATTATCAGGGAAGCTATACGCGAGCTTTTGAAGAAGGAACTCTATCAGCTTGAGATCGAGGAGCGTTCAACTCCAGATTACGTCCTGAAATAA
- the ftsZ gene encoding cell division protein FtsZ, producing the protein MVFKLLEQAGIKLDLDEGPRAPQMEGFSDENLEDLIKIVIVGVGGSGNNTITRLFELGVQGAELIAMNTDAQHLARTKAHKKLLLGKEITQGKGSGGNPEVGYRAAEASAHEIAETIGDADLVFITAGMGNGTGTGAAPVVAKVIKERARHNGRFREPLVVSVVTYPFKNEGKIRIEKAKAGIKALMYYSDTVIIIENDKLLKLVPKLPINAAFRFADEIIARMVKGITETIKLPSMVNIDFADVYSVMHNGGAALIGIGESDSSNRAVDAVKNALENKMLEVEYGSGDRALVHFTVGPDVSLGEINDAMNIVYEKLGEKSEIKWGARIDEDMGKVVRAMVIMTGVKSPHILGGEHALQVGSSMKDNIIAPEPVKPFKSKDGDFDRIFNAISGKPEKKGRELPPYAKRVLEDFIDIA; encoded by the coding sequence ATGGTATTCAAGCTGTTGGAACAGGCCGGAATCAAGCTGGATCTCGATGAGGGACCCAGGGCGCCTCAGATGGAGGGATTCTCCGACGAGAACCTTGAGGATCTCATAAAGATAGTCATAGTTGGCGTTGGCGGCTCTGGCAATAACACGATAACCAGACTCTTTGAGCTCGGTGTTCAGGGTGCTGAGCTTATAGCAATGAACACTGACGCCCAGCACCTTGCCAGGACGAAAGCCCATAAAAAGCTTCTCCTCGGCAAGGAAATAACCCAGGGTAAGGGTTCCGGTGGAAACCCCGAGGTTGGCTACCGCGCCGCCGAGGCGAGCGCCCACGAGATTGCCGAGACCATCGGTGACGCCGATCTTGTGTTCATAACCGCTGGTATGGGTAACGGCACCGGTACGGGCGCTGCTCCGGTTGTTGCGAAGGTCATAAAGGAGCGTGCCAGGCACAACGGTCGCTTTAGGGAACCGCTCGTCGTCAGCGTTGTAACCTACCCGTTCAAGAACGAGGGCAAGATCAGGATCGAGAAGGCCAAGGCTGGTATAAAGGCCCTCATGTACTACTCGGACACGGTCATCATCATCGAGAACGACAAGCTCCTCAAGCTCGTCCCGAAGCTTCCAATAAACGCCGCCTTCCGCTTCGCCGACGAGATAATAGCCAGAATGGTCAAGGGCATCACCGAGACGATAAAGCTCCCGTCCATGGTTAACATCGACTTTGCCGACGTTTACAGCGTCATGCACAACGGCGGTGCGGCCTTGATAGGAATAGGCGAGAGCGACTCAAGCAACAGGGCGGTCGATGCGGTCAAGAACGCGCTCGAAAACAAGATGCTCGAGGTTGAGTACGGAAGCGGCGACAGGGCCCTGGTTCACTTCACAGTCGGACCAGACGTGAGCCTCGGTGAGATAAACGACGCCATGAACATCGTCTACGAGAAGCTTGGCGAGAAGAGCGAAATCAAGTGGGGTGCAAGGATAGACGAGGATATGGGTAAAGTGGTAAGGGCAATGGTCATAATGACCGGCGTTAAGTCCCCCCACATACTCGGTGGCGAACACGCCCTCCAGGTTGGCTCGTCGATGAAGGACAACATAATAGCCCCCGAGCCGGTCAAGCCGTTCAAATCCAAGGACGGAGATTTTGATAGAATCTTCAACGCGATATCCGGTAAACCCGAGAAGAAGGGAAGAGAACTCCCACCCTACGCGAAAAGGGTTCTCGAAGACTTCATTGACATCGCCTGA
- a CDS encoding ParA family protein — MAVVISVANQKGGVGKTTLTMNLAYALSAMGRKVLVVDIDPQFNLTFGLIGMDVLQYGNSNVGTLMTRESDIEDTIVEVRENLHLVPSHLNLSAKEIEIINAYNRERRLEKALLPVLPDYDYVLIDNPPSMGIFLVNSLTASDYVLIPLELSYFGVIGMQLMFNLMRMIRQETNENLKLLGLVPNKFTRQTKVPKMRLKELRETYPDAPILTTIPKAIALEKAQSQGMSIFEFEGDGRAARAFKKLAREVVEIVEG; from the coding sequence ATGGCAGTGGTTATTAGCGTAGCCAACCAGAAAGGCGGCGTTGGAAAGACCACCTTGACGATGAACCTTGCCTATGCCCTCTCGGCGATGGGCAGGAAGGTCCTGGTGGTGGACATTGACCCCCAGTTCAACCTCACGTTCGGTCTGATCGGAATGGACGTCCTTCAGTACGGCAACAGCAACGTTGGAACCCTCATGACAAGGGAGAGCGACATCGAGGATACGATAGTTGAGGTCAGGGAGAATCTGCACCTGGTACCGAGCCATCTCAACCTTTCGGCCAAGGAAATAGAGATAATCAACGCCTACAACCGCGAGAGAAGGCTCGAAAAGGCCCTACTGCCCGTCCTTCCAGATTACGACTACGTTCTGATAGACAACCCTCCGAGCATGGGGATATTCCTTGTGAACTCACTGACTGCCTCAGATTACGTTCTCATTCCCCTAGAACTGAGCTACTTTGGCGTCATAGGAATGCAGCTGATGTTCAATTTGATGCGTATGATACGTCAGGAAACTAACGAGAACCTTAAACTCCTTGGCCTGGTTCCCAACAAGTTCACCCGTCAGACCAAGGTTCCGAAGATGCGCCTCAAGGAGCTCAGGGAGACCTACCCCGACGCGCCCATTCTGACGACGATTCCAAAGGCGATAGCTCTGGAGAAGGCCCAGAGCCAGGGCATGAGCATATTCGAGTTTGAGGGTGATGGACGGGCCGCCAGGGCCTTCAAAAAGCTCGCCCGCGAGGTGGTTGAGATTGTCGAAGGATAA
- a CDS encoding adenylyltransferase/cytidyltransferase family protein, translated as MGEGRVERRIRVLVGGVFDLLHVGHIHFLRQAKELGDELIVIVSHDDTVRRRKGREPVNPAEDRAELLRAIKYVDEVYIGSPGGIDYELVRRINPDIVAIGPDQDFNCERLKEALRQHGIDAEVIRIPYLYKSDRAKTSKIIRRIVEAYCD; from the coding sequence ATGGGAGAAGGGCGGGTGGAGCGGAGAATCCGCGTTCTGGTGGGGGGCGTCTTCGACCTCCTCCATGTCGGTCACATTCACTTTTTGAGGCAGGCTAAGGAGCTGGGCGACGAGCTTATAGTGATAGTCTCCCACGACGACACGGTCAGGAGAAGGAAGGGGAGGGAACCTGTCAATCCCGCTGAGGACAGGGCGGAGCTGTTGAGGGCTATAAAGTACGTGGACGAGGTCTACATCGGCTCCCCCGGAGGGATAGACTACGAGCTGGTGAGGAGGATAAACCCCGACATAGTGGCCATAGGCCCCGACCAAGACTTCAACTGCGAGAGGCTCAAGGAGGCACTCAGACAACACGGCATCGACGCGGAGGTAATAAGGATACCCTACCTCTACAAGAGCGACAGGGCGAAGACGAGCAAGATAATAAGAAGAATAGTCGAGGCCTACTGCGACTAG
- a CDS encoding RNA-binding protein has translation MELKVKHPLSKKEVKEIIREMSEIFGEEIAGKMLNKKDRVEVAEFDKTTEILLVNGKPFFIRRKGLIFPLVIALYELSNEEDLRKWPRRVVVDAGAVPFIIKGADVMAAGITDADDGIREGDFVFVVEEDYGRPLAIGIALMDGKAMKEKPKGKAVKNIHHAKDRIWELTVG, from the coding sequence ATGGAGCTTAAGGTCAAGCACCCGCTCAGCAAGAAGGAAGTGAAGGAGATAATAAGGGAGATGAGTGAGATATTCGGCGAGGAGATAGCGGGGAAGATGCTGAACAAGAAGGACCGCGTCGAGGTGGCGGAGTTCGATAAGACAACCGAGATACTCCTCGTGAACGGTAAGCCGTTCTTCATACGGAGGAAGGGCCTCATCTTCCCGCTCGTCATAGCGCTCTACGAGCTTTCCAACGAGGAAGACCTGAGGAAGTGGCCGAGAAGGGTGGTGGTCGATGCCGGTGCGGTGCCCTTCATAATAAAGGGCGCCGACGTCATGGCGGCGGGGATAACCGACGCCGATGATGGCATAAGGGAGGGCGACTTCGTCTTCGTGGTTGAGGAGGACTACGGAAGACCGCTGGCGATAGGCATAGCACTCATGGACGGAAAGGCGATGAAGGAGAAGCCCAAGGGAAAGGCTGTGAAGAACATACACCACGCAAAGGACAGGATCTGGGAGCTGACGGTGGGCTGA
- the pyrF gene encoding orotidine-5'-phosphate decarboxylase, producing the protein MKRLILALDVYERERALEIAECTADYLWAVKVNWPLIIGSGLGIITELRQVTGLPVIADLKLADIPNTNRLIARKVFDAGADYIIAHGFVGREGVNAIMELGETIIVVEMSHPGAEEFIQPATDKLIELANELEPFGVIAPATRPERVAYIRSKLKPGIKILTPGVGAQGGKAGEVLKAGADYVIVGRSIYASENPREAARNLHREIAGV; encoded by the coding sequence ATGAAGAGGCTCATACTTGCCCTTGACGTCTACGAACGTGAGAGGGCCCTGGAGATAGCGGAATGCACCGCTGACTACCTGTGGGCCGTGAAGGTGAACTGGCCGCTGATAATAGGCTCGGGTTTGGGCATCATCACCGAACTCAGGCAGGTGACCGGACTGCCGGTGATAGCAGATCTTAAGCTGGCCGATATTCCGAACACCAACAGGCTCATAGCGAGGAAAGTTTTTGACGCAGGGGCCGACTACATCATAGCCCACGGCTTCGTCGGAAGGGAGGGCGTCAATGCCATCATGGAGCTTGGGGAGACCATCATTGTCGTCGAGATGAGCCACCCGGGTGCAGAGGAATTTATCCAACCGGCGACGGATAAGCTGATCGAGCTCGCCAACGAGCTTGAGCCCTTCGGCGTTATAGCGCCGGCCACAAGGCCGGAGCGCGTTGCATACATACGCTCGAAGCTGAAACCCGGAATCAAAATCCTGACCCCCGGTGTTGGGGCACAGGGAGGAAAGGCAGGCGAAGTTTTAAAGGCCGGTGCCGATTACGTCATCGTGGGCCGCTCTATCTATGCGAGTGAGAATCCAAGGGAAGCCGCGAGAAATCTCCACCGGGAGATAGCGGGGGTGTGA
- a CDS encoding DUF4443 domain-containing protein, with protein sequence MSWKRGAYPEFTLEDAVAVLFMLQNPTGRKAISEVLDLGEGSVRTLLKKLAALDVISSTQRGHSLNDSGMKLLERLSKHFSEVHKVGEVDGYPAHAILVKNPPEFKSIELRDEAVRFFAKGAMILVVKNGEPVFPEDERPLSETMPGLAGEIKGAFNLEDNDLVVVTWAEKEADAMKSAYHVALTLKEGELPEEIRSLVR encoded by the coding sequence ATGAGCTGGAAGAGGGGAGCCTATCCTGAGTTCACTCTTGAAGATGCCGTTGCGGTTCTTTTCATGCTTCAGAACCCGACGGGAAGAAAGGCTATATCAGAGGTTCTTGACCTCGGCGAAGGGAGCGTCAGGACGCTTTTGAAGAAACTTGCCGCCCTCGATGTCATAAGCTCCACCCAGCGCGGGCACTCTCTCAACGATAGCGGAATGAAGCTCCTTGAAAGGCTCTCGAAGCACTTCTCAGAGGTTCATAAGGTTGGGGAGGTCGATGGTTACCCAGCCCACGCCATTCTCGTGAAAAACCCGCCCGAATTCAAGAGCATCGAGCTCAGGGACGAGGCAGTAAGGTTCTTTGCAAAGGGAGCAATGATACTCGTTGTGAAGAACGGAGAGCCAGTTTTCCCCGAGGACGAAAGGCCGCTGAGCGAGACGATGCCCGGGCTTGCGGGGGAAATTAAAGGGGCGTTCAATCTGGAGGATAATGACCTCGTAGTGGTAACGTGGGCAGAGAAGGAAGCCGACGCCATGAAGAGCGCATATCACGTCGCCCTCACCCTGAAGGAGGGAGAACTGCCGGAGGAGATAAGGTCCCTCGTGAGGTGA
- a CDS encoding inositol-3-phosphate synthase has protein sequence MVKVVILGQGYVASIFASGLEKIKAGKMEPYGVPLADELPIKIKDIEIVGSYDVDAGKVGKDLYDVVKAYDPEAPESLRGITIRKGIHLGSLRNLPLEATGLEDEMTLSEAVEHLVNEWKELGAEVFVNVCTTEAFVPFGSREELEKAIEEDNRDRLTATQVYAYAIAQYAREVGGAAFVNAIPTLIANDPAFVELAKESNLVIFGDDGATGATPLTADILSHLAQRNRYVLDIAQFNIGGNNDFLALTDKERNKSKEFTKSSVVKELLGYDAPHYIKPTGFLEPLGDKKFIAMHIEYVSFNGAHDELVITGRINDSPALAGLLVDLARLGKIAIEKKAFGTVYEVNAFYMKNPGPKDRPNIPRIIAHEKMRIWAGLEPRWL, from the coding sequence ATGGTGAAGGTTGTCATACTCGGACAGGGCTACGTTGCCAGCATCTTCGCGAGCGGGCTTGAGAAGATAAAGGCAGGAAAGATGGAGCCCTACGGCGTCCCCCTTGCCGATGAGCTTCCAATCAAGATTAAGGACATCGAGATAGTCGGCTCCTACGACGTTGATGCCGGCAAGGTCGGAAAGGACCTCTACGATGTCGTCAAGGCCTACGATCCGGAGGCACCGGAGAGCCTCAGGGGGATAACCATAAGGAAGGGAATACACCTCGGGAGCCTCAGGAACCTCCCGCTTGAAGCTACCGGCCTCGAAGACGAGATGACCCTCAGCGAGGCGGTCGAGCACCTCGTGAACGAGTGGAAGGAGCTCGGTGCCGAGGTTTTCGTTAACGTCTGCACCACCGAGGCCTTCGTGCCCTTCGGGAGCAGGGAGGAGCTTGAGAAGGCCATCGAGGAGGACAACAGGGACAGGCTCACGGCAACGCAGGTTTACGCCTACGCGATAGCCCAGTACGCCAGGGAGGTCGGCGGCGCTGCCTTCGTCAACGCGATTCCGACGCTCATCGCCAACGACCCGGCGTTCGTCGAGCTCGCGAAGGAGAGCAACCTCGTTATCTTCGGCGACGACGGTGCCACCGGCGCAACCCCGCTCACCGCCGACATACTCAGCCACCTCGCCCAGAGGAACCGCTACGTCCTCGACATAGCCCAGTTCAACATCGGCGGAAACAACGACTTCCTGGCCCTCACCGACAAGGAGAGGAACAAGAGCAAGGAGTTCACCAAGAGCTCGGTTGTCAAGGAGCTTCTCGGCTACGACGCTCCGCACTACATCAAGCCCACCGGCTTCCTCGAGCCCCTCGGCGACAAGAAGTTCATAGCGATGCACATCGAGTACGTCAGCTTCAACGGCGCCCACGACGAGCTCGTCATCACCGGAAGGATAAACGACAGCCCGGCTTTAGCTGGCCTTCTCGTCGACCTCGCGAGGCTCGGAAAGATAGCGATTGAGAAGAAGGCCTTTGGAACCGTCTACGAGGTAAACGCCTTTTACATGAAGAACCCGGGACCGAAGGACAGGCCCAACATACCGCGCATCATAGCCCACGAGAAGATGCGCATCTGGGCCGGCCTCGAGCCCAGGTGGCTCTGA